GAATTTTTCACGTAATTGCCctataggacaagtgaattttagaataCCAGAGGGGATTCACAGGGCGGTATTAAACACAGGGCATACTGTTTTCATTTTAACGCCCCACCCCTCCCCATTTACACTACACTAAATCCTACACTATCTGACATCCATGAGACTAGCGATCACCACAACCGATAAAGGTCTTGACATCAACACTAAACAAAGACCCTAGAATGCAGCTAGAACCCTCACCTCGCCCGTGTTGTCTAGAAGGAGCCTGAAAATTGAAAGACGGAGGATCACAAACAAAGGGCAAGATGGCCGACTGGAAATGGAAGATCAAAAGATATAttggtcaaaggtcaaaacTAGAAAACCTGATTACCCACATCTTCCGGGAAACGAATAACAGATTGTCGATTACGTGATCAACGAATTCTCTTCTCCTTtaaggctaccaacttcaaagtAGTAAAAATTCTGTAACTTATAACGTTATACCGAAacgttttttgtgtgttttaagaTAAGCCATAGAGCCCCAGACAGTCTCTCTCTAGACCGCAAGTCAAAGAGTCCAGTCTTGCCTTTCAATACCCATAAGTCAAAGCAAGgttaaaatactgtaaatgcagaaatgttcgcggtggattaatgttcgccactttaccgcgaatatttttctataatggtattaggctgcagtctatggtgttaccacgaacttaaatccaccgcgaaaagtcccttttcccgctaccgcgaaattaaatccccgctaacttaaatgcatttacagtattctttccACCTTGGTCAAAGAGTCCAGTCCAATGTCGTCAACCGCCTCTTCTCATAATTTTTAATAGCCCACTGATCCCATGGCCACCCTGAAGTGACCACGGTGCAATATCTGAAAATCGTTAAATGCGATTGCCAGTTTATTTGAATAAAAGTGTCGAATCAATGTTTCATTTGGAACGCATCCCGCCAGTTACTGCATTAACAAGAACAATGCTGAAGACATaattttccaaatatatatCAATAATTGGAAGAGTAAATCTAATACACATGCAGCATTTATGGTCCAAGTGAATGATACTGAGCATAGAGATGCACTTTTTTGATCATGGTTTATTCACTCCATCACACTCAATAGAGGATtaccataatctccaagcagttaCAGATACAGAGCACTTGcaggtagatgtgcaaaagctaggcaTCACAAGCCATTCCTTCAGTCTAataaaaccagctgctgccaggCCATGTGCCAAAGAAGCTGGTGTGTACACTGAAGggtagatacagatatagatacaagcAATTTTACAGGAGTATGCCTAaaacactacatgtatcaactcACCTTTCTTATCTCACACCATCCCATTGAAGCTGAACTGAGATAATGAATTTCAATCAGCTAATTTCATACTACTATCTTACTTTGGACTGACTCGATTGAATCATTCTCTTAAGTTGATTTCTACGTCGATTTAATTAATTGCTTCTTCTGTTGTGATTAGGATTGTGTCAGTATGGTAGCCTTGAAAATTTGACCTTGATAGGAACACCTATTTTACCATACTGTCCACTGTTGTGGAAaagcaaaataaatgaataaataaataatagatagacaaataaataaattcaaAAAGCTCCAACTGATATTATTTAAAATAATGATAAACCACATTGGCTGTACACACACTATAAAGAGCTATACAATATTTTGATGGATAACTGTACCTCAAGACATTACATCACAATAATTGGGGCATTTGAGCTGCTCTAAACTAATTGTTCTATCAGATGATCTACAGGTGATTTTCTgaggtatgagttctcatacgTTTGGAAAAATGAGATAATTCAGATGTTTTATATACACATTTCTTGTGCATGTCTTGTTTGTCAGTTGGCATTGAAAATGACCAACGGTGAGTTACATCTTGTACAAGTAAGTCACAGTTGACCAGCATGTTTTGCTAGATGGGTCTTCAAATGGCATTtccttgctgcagaatagtcacactggtcacacttgtagggccttTCTCccgtatgagttctcatatgtatggacATGTCATCCTTTCTatttgtcctgtacccacactccccacacatataAGGTTTCCAACCGGTGTGCTTCGCTAGATGGCGGTCCAAACGGGACTTCTTTggagcagaatagtcacactggtcacacttgtagcacttttctcctgtgtgagtcctcatatgtGTGGTTAAGCCCATTCTCGTAGCTGCCCTGTGCCCACATTCCCAACACATGTAGGGATTCTCGTCAGTGTGTTTTTTGAGATGACGGTCCAGACTGGATTTCCGTAttgcggaatagtcacactggtcacacgtGTAGGGTCTATACCCAGTATGAGTGCTCATGTGCCTGGAAAGGTCCCGTTTTGCAGTTGTTCTGAagccacactctccacacatgtagggcttgtcaccagtgtgctttgttAGATGGGCATCCAGCtgacatttctgtgcagcagcatagtcacatTGATCGCATTTGAAgggcttttctcctgtatgagttctcatgtgaaTGGAGAGGTTCGACTTTTGatttgtcctgtacccacactcccctcACGTgaagggtttctcgccagtgtgctTTGTCAGGTGAATGTCCAAGGTGTATTTCTTTGCCGCAGTATAATCACAatagtcacacttgtagggcttttctcctgtatgaattctcatatgcCTGGATAGGGCGGACCTTTCATGtgtcctgtatccacattcCCCACAAATGTAGGCTTTCGTAACCTTCTTACTGTTGCGTTCAGGCAAGTGACTTTCCATCTGTTCTAGATGTGATGATGATGCAGTTCCGTTTACCTCCCAGTAAAATGTTTTCTCGCATGAAGCTTGTTCTTCCCTGTCCTGCTGCCAGCCGATGTCAGTTACATTGTTCTGAAGCGAGACTTCTTCGtgatcctctgtatgtggggACAACGCATCCTCAACCTTCACATGAAACGTTTCCTCGCATGAAGTTTGTTCTTCCCAGTCTTGCTGCCTGCCCATGTCTGCTGTCTTGTTTTGAAGCGAGACTTCTTCGTGATTCTCTACATGTGGGGACAAGGAATCAGTCTTCTCAACCTTCACATAAGACATTTCCTCACATGAAGCTTGTTCTTCCCTGTCCTGCTGCCAGctcatgtctgttgtctggtccTCCCTGCTGCTTGTCTTGTTCCAAGGTTGTTCAGGGCACAGATCTTCAGTAGAATTGCCACAGCTGGGATCGGCCATCTCTTTTCTGCTGTGGAAGACATGTCACAAATCAAATAAATGGAGCAATAGCCAATAGATTTGTTCCTAGAACTACATCATTATGGGACAAGCTTCCTTGGGATTGCTTCCCTGTGGGGTACAATCTaaaaatcaaaagtaaacagaCATCTGTCATCACAATCCAGTACTAGTATAGTACTGCCCAAAACATATGAGTGGCTCCTTGAACCTAGAAATGAATATTTTGTGGTGAAACATATTAAAGCAAAAAAGTTTTACTTCGGGCATGGGCTGTCTCCAAATGATCTAGagaaaacagacagacacaaatacAATTATGTAAGCAGTTTCCCGTGTTTTCCTCACTTCTATCTGGTGAACATGAATATTAAGCTTTTGCTAGGGACATCCCACGGATAGGACATTACCTGGAGGCCCCCTGTTTGAGAGCAGCCACCTATAGCACATCAAACCTGCACACAAAAACGCCCACAAAgacctactacatgtatataatttgccccccctccccatacccCATTTATACTAGTACACTATCTGGCATATATCATTATGTGACTTGCGATCACCAGAACAGATAAAACTTTCGAAATTAGACCTTAGAATGCTGCTGCTACTCTTACCTCGTCCGTGTTGTCTGCACGGAGCGCGAACAATGAGAAGAACAGAGGAGGAACGCAGACAAATTATAGATAAAATGGCGAACTGAAATGGGAAGGTCGAAGGTCAAGGCTTGTAAACCTGATTACCCATATTGTCAGGGTAGGTAAATAAATAACCGATTGTCGATTACATGACTTACTACAGGGAATCTCTAcatattagcctggtatccagccgtatcttTTTAAATATAGCTCCTGAgtgtcttctgtcctcttcacAAATAtgttatagctcctgagtctcttctgtcgtCTTCGCAAATATTttcgaagaggacagaagagactcgggagctagaatacggctggataccaggctattgaCGGTAGTATTgtatttgcgaagaggacagaagagactcgggagctataacgctagttcacctttatccgcggggtaaccttgaaccgttgttatatcaaactgcaatctTTTTAAACATtcgtgtaacctatatccgttgctatatcaaactgcaacattttaaagatattaaagtttgaaatctatttatttatttattgaaaatgacaacaaatcattacatTGGGCCAGCCTAGGCAGGCTATGCAAGCTgatgacggctgacccacaaagTTTGAAATCGCCGTCCGTATACTTAATATCTCCAAACAGCCTGTTCTTTTGAACAACGAATGTAGGTAAAGTAGCGTttatacggctggataccaggctactacATACATGAGGCTGTAGATAACGTCACAAGCTTAATTCTGCCTCAAATAGTGCCACATAGGGAAGGAactatttatttatgtattgcAATTACAGACAAAGCGATACAGTACAAGGCAAATCCAGACAGTTTAGCGTTTAGCATTTTCCTTTGGTAGCTGATGAacattgtactttgtatatGCTTTCGTTTGGTCGAATAGATTTTTCCACTATATATTTGTTATGATTGAATGCCCTTGATTCTTGCTTCCGTCAATCTACAATCGGTGACCGAGTTGAGGCGAATAATCAGGTTTGCAAACTTTAACCTGTAACCTCTCTTTGACCCTGGACGTGGGAAGCTCTCCATTTTGTGTGCTCTGCTTTCATTTGCGATCTCTCTCCAATTGGACACGATTGTTACGATATTTGTAGACATCACGGACGAGGTAAGAATACCAACCATCTCATATTAAGTCTTTGTTCATCATTGGTGAGATTGCACGCCAttggtatataacgttatatatgtaaaTCGGGACTGTCGACTGAAAATGAACGGTCAATTGCAACTGAGACGGTATTTGGAATGTAGGGGTGAAGAGAGGTCggttttaaacaaaacaaaaccaaaggagaatgtactactactagtaaattGGGTTGCCCAACGTATACTTTCTCCTTCATTTGTTCTGAGATTCGGCGTTGCATGCGGTTTATAATGAAAATAAACTTCTATATTTAACGCTATTTACCATTTGATCGTAAGGGCACCCACGACTTGCTGACGCGGCGCTTGCGATGTCTTAATTAGAAACAGATCTGTGGGCCGCTAGACGGGAAAACACTCCCGGCCAGTCCtcgatagcctgggtaccatccgattgcTACTGGGGATtcttactctcaaagcagagatCAGCAGAAGCTCAGCGCGCGGCAAAACTCAAAGAGAATGGTACAAAACAAAAAGCCCGGTAAaaacatcctcctacgcacggtcccaacggctagctgactgctcagcctattgcctacgcacggtcccaacggctagctgactgctcagcctattgggccctgctatcccaggccctacccccaggtattatgattgtcgccacaaactcgccgccctgcttataaatattaatgagcttacccttatatgggcagtcagccgttgggatattaatgagcttacccttatatatgggcagtcagccgttgggaatcgggcgtaggaggatggtgctatgtaagacgtaacatgattggctgatagcttcccagcggcctttgcgagacagctttcgacaacaaaaagcccaatacctgggggtagggcctgggatagcagggcccaataggctgagcagtcagctagccgttgggaccgtgcgtaggaggatgggtaAAAACgcctataataataataataattgaaAAAACACGtccaaaaaacagccggagccgaacctctgcttgctTGTAGAGTAGGGGTTCTTTACACAAGtgtaatcggatggtacccaacCTAAGCCCTCGCCGCGAGCGGACGAAAATAAAAACACCCACTCGCAGCCGGAAAGAATTAACAACTCCCATTGTGCATGTATTCAGTATTGTCATTTCACTTATGGGGAAAATTACTTGTAATCGTTGTTTATGCAATAAGAATGGTATTTTCCCCCAGACAGACTtcgtgcatgtacatgtgggcATTAAATATTTTCCGGCAGAAATTATAGAAATTATGAATTGGCAACAGAGTCTAGATGGTCGCCATAAAAATAGCGAACTTTATATATGGATACCTGGATACGTTCTTCAGCCCATTAGCTATAATGTGCAAACAGtgtacgtcaaacgtggtggaagacgaaacacattttatgtcaaactgctctctctataatcaagaaagaaaagagctgttcgaagagaccatcaaattccacccaaacttcctcacattcactgacaaaaagaaatcagttctccttctaacatcacaaaacccacacataataaaaaaggtgggatctttcgtcttccactgtcttcgaaaaaggagtcgaacccattaacccaggatctagagttagaaTTTACTacctttagactagagtagacacttgtgtttttgtatcgtgtacatttgtttgaatctttttatgttaactgcaattagcccacgggcaagaatttgcaataaacttgactttatGATACATAATTTGTAGGAAGCTAATCTGCCTGGTAAAGGTAATCTTCCCGGACTTCGGGACATTAAAATCATGACATACAAATTACATGAAATTTAAACAAATGGTACTTGCAAACTATAAATTATATAATACAGTTACTTATTTGCAAACATAGGAGGCTCCTAAATTTCATTTACAGACTCCTTTacgtaatgaaaaaaaatatttaaactGTGGTATATATTGCTTGTCTTTGCCAGTTTTATGCATCTTGCCAAGTCATTGCTTCTATTATCTAGGTAAGTAAAACTTCTTTTTCTTGCTGTCATTTGAAACAGAAAAGAGATGGCCGATCCCAGGTGCAGCCGAGAAAGTCCTACTGAAGATCTGCGTCTTGAACATTCTGGGAATGAGACAAGTGGCAGTGTCCAGACAGCAGACTTAGACGTGAGCTGGCAGCAGGACAGGGAAGAACAAACTTCGCGCGAGGAAACGTTTTGTGTGAAGGTTGAGAAGACTGATTCCTTGTCCCCACATGTAGAGGATCACAAAAAAGTCTGTCTTCAGGACaaaacaacagacatgggcTGGCAGCAGGATAGGGAAGAACAAGTTTTATCCGAGGAAACGTTTCATATGAAGGGTGAGAAGACTGATTCCTTGTCCCCGCATGTAAAGAATCACGACAAAGCCCTACTTCTGGACAAAACAACAGACATAGACTGGCGACAGGACAGGGAAGAGCAAGCCGAGGAAACGTTTCGTATGAAGAGTGAGAAGACTGATTCCTTGTCCCCACTTGTAAAGGATCACGACAAGGCCCTACTTCAAAGCAGGACAACCGACAGGGGAACGTTTTATTGGGAAGTGAAAGAAACTGACACGTCGTTGCATCTAGAACAGGCGGAAAGTCAAATGCCTCAACTCATCAATACCGGAGAGCCCTACTTGTGCAGGGAGTGTGGATATACGACACATGTAAGGTCTACTTTTATAAGGCATTTGAGAACTCACGCAGGAGAAACaacctacaagtgtgatcaacGTGACTATCCTGCGacacagaaatccactttgaatCGTCATCTACTATtaaaacacactggcgagaaaacCTACgcgtgtggggaatgtgggtacaggtcaAGACACAGGAAAGCCCTTCGCCAGCACcaaagaacacacacaggagagaagccctacaagtgtgaccagtgcgactattctgcagcacggaaatccACTTTAGACCACCATCTGGCAAggcacactggcgagaaaccctacatatgtagGGAGTGTGGATACGCGGCAAACCAAAGTGGCGCCCTAACGCggcacatgaggactcacacgggagaaacaccctacaagtgtgaccagtgtgactatgccgCGTCACGGAAATCCACCTTAGACATCCACCTACtaacacacactggtgaaaaaccccaCGTGTGCAGtgtgtgtgggtacagggcgtATCAACGGTCAAACTTATCCATTCATATGCGAattcacacaggagagaagccctacaaatgtAATCAGTGCGACTACTCTGCAGCCCGAAAAAACGAATTGAAGTACCATTTAGCAAAACACAGTGATCAGAAACCTTTCGTCTGTAAGGAGTGTGGATACAAGACACATAAAAAGTATAACCTTACTAACCATATGAGAtatcatacaggtgaaaagcgatacaagtgtgaccagtgcgactattgtgctgcgcacaaacacacattggATGAGCACATGACAAcccacactggcgagaaaccctacatgtgctgggtgtgtgggtacagggcagctagAAATTCCGATCTTTCCAAGcacatgaaaacccacacaggggagaagccccacaggtgtgaccaatgtgactattccgcAGCACGGAAATCCCAGCTGAACAgccatctagcaaaacacagtggtgagaaggCCTACATGTGTCAGTTTTGCGGATATAGGACGGCTGTACGATCTCatttatccagacatatgaaaaCGCATGCAGACGACAAAACACCACCAGAACTGATCGAACAGTCGAATGAGAGGAGTACAACGCCTTTTGGTACATCGTAGTAGAATATTGTGGATTAATATTATTATCCAAGCAGAGCTTTTGGTTCGGGGCGAGATTTTTAATGCTTGCCTCCCTCCAGACGTTAGAAATACTAGCCTCCAGACTGAAAAATCTGTTTGGGGAATAAAATGTGCGGCCCCAATGTGATGTATGTACTATAACTTCAATAATGTGTATCATGATCAGTTGAAACACTGTATTATATACTAATTTTCCCGTTCGCTGGGACCTAATGTCGGTGAAGAATGCTGTGCTGAAACCACTACACTAGCTGAAAGACTTGATGAGTTTACGGTAAGAGCTCACGCGAAAATCGCCAATGTAAAacatttatttatatatatccATACCAAGTAATCGACATAGCATATATTATATTCTCATGTTTGAATAGTCTGACATAGTTGAACAGAAattgcaaaatgttgtgatgttCTTCCAAAGAATAGCGTCTCCTTACCTGgcttacagtatatatataaagatacTTTTAGAGGCAGGAATGGCTTTCCTAGAAAGACGATACGTTAAACACCCAATAGAAAATTAGACAAAAAGTAGCTACGAAAAATAATAGCAAGCATAGATCAATAATAGACATGATAAACTTTAGACGAAAAGAGTAACATATATTTGACATGTTTGAATGTCTATACTTAATGTGCTTAATACTGTAAGGTTACAGTACAATTTGAATTCGCGTTAGTCGTGccaaaatgtattgttttgtcattgcaaaaataaaataaaaatttgtaCCATTGAGATCAGCAACATTCTCATTAATGTGCTTACGTTTTGACAAATACATGCCTTACCAAAATGTTTATATTGTTGAAATGCCTTGGCAAATTTTACGTTATTGGTTATTAATATTACACTGAGAGGAAATTTTGCTCATTAGACTTACATATTTTACACGAATTTCAATAAAGTAATCATGAAGTATCCAGGGTGTATGTTCAACAAACCGTAAAATTCGCTACAAACAATTAAACTAATTAAATTGACACAaccgatctcggaagttaagcaacatGCAGTCCGTTTGTACCGGATGCTACAGCAGGGCCAAGAAttcgtcttttggaagggacataaaatgggggtcccgtgctcgaggatgTGCCTCACTTAACCACGTAATTCAGCCTCATTCCTCAAATATTGGGTAcctacctactggctgcaaataatacaccTGATGTATTGtaagaaattatgaaaaaaaagtcatgtcgAAAACACATTTCCAACCCGAAAAAGAGAAGATATGAATAACGGGAGGCCAAGAAACATAATCTTGGACAGATTTCTATTTTGCGTTACATTTATTCATCTTTATTTTATAAGAGCAatcgcctaccgtggacccaacatctggaacagtctaccaccagtgaccagacatacgcacagccccaactctggcttcctttaagacaCTCTTAAAGTAATGGAGGCAACCGAAATGAACGGACTCGAATAATGTAGCGGCTCTcagtattatgtattttgtaccatgtaggTAAAAATTTGTGTATATAGACGACTTATTAGGATTAATGCAAACTCTGATGATACaatgtctgacccttgcctcttccctcgtGATCTCGTGACAATGAAAAGCTTTCATGATTTGAGCTTTcaagaataaacaaaggttaaaacaaacaaacaaacaaagaaatttcGAAAGCAACTCTGTTAACTTAATCTGTAACCGGCTATAAGAATCACAATCCGGGTCAGTTGAATAATCAGGTTTGCAAACT
This genomic stretch from Branchiostoma floridae strain S238N-H82 chromosome 13, Bfl_VNyyK, whole genome shotgun sequence harbors:
- the LOC118429744 gene encoding gastrula zinc finger protein XlCGF57.1-like, which gives rise to MADPRCSRESPTEDLRLEHSGNETSGSVQTADLDVSWQQDREEQTSREETFCVKVEKTDSLSPHVEDHKKVCLQDKTTDMGWQQDREEQVLSEETFHMKGEKTDSLSPHVKNHDKALLLDKTTDIDWRQDREEQAEETFRMKSEKTDSLSPLVKDHDKALLQSRTTDRGTFYWEVKETDTSLHLEQAESQMPQLINTGEPYLCRECGYTTHVRSTFIRHLRTHAGETTYKCDQRDYPATQKSTLNRHLLLKHTGEKTYACGECGYRSRHRKALRQHQRTHTGEKPYKCDQCDYSAARKSTLDHHLARHTGEKPYICRECGYAANQSGALTRHMRTHTGETPYKCDQCDYAASRKSTLDIHLLTHTGEKPHVCSVCGYRAYQRSNLSIHMRIHTGEKPYKCNQCDYSAARKNELKYHLAKHSDQKPFVCKECGYKTHKKYNLTNHMRYHTGEKRYKCDQCDYCAAHKHTLDEHMTTHTGEKPYMCWVCGYRAARNSDLSKHMKTHTGEKPHRCDQCDYSAARKSQLNSHLAKHSGEKAYMCQFCGYRTAVRSHLSRHMKTHADDKTPPELIEQSNERSTTPFGTS
- the LOC118429620 gene encoding zinc finger protein 234-like isoform X1, coding for MADPSCGNSTEDLCPEQPWNKTSSREDQTTDMSWQQDREEQASCEEMSYVKVEKTDSLSPHVENHEEVSLQNKTADMGRQQDWEEQTSCEETFHVKVEDALSPHTEDHEEVSLQNNVTDIGWQQDREEQASCEKTFYWEVNGTASSSHLEQMESHLPERNSKKVTKAYICGECGYRTHERSALSRHMRIHTGEKPYKCDYCDYTAAKKYTLDIHLTKHTGEKPFT
- the LOC118429620 gene encoding zinc finger protein 525-like isoform X2, with protein sequence MRTHTGEKPFKCDQCDYAAAQKCQLDAHLTKHTGDKPYMCGECGFRTTAKRDLSRHMSTHTGYRPYTCDQCDYSAIRKSSLDRHLKKHTDENPYMCWECGHRAATRMGLTTHMRTHTGEKCYKCDQCDYSAPKKSRLDRHLAKHTGWKPYMCGECGYRTNRKDDMSIHMRTHTGERPYKCDQCDYSAARKCHLKTHLAKHAGQL